One Pseudoliparis swirei isolate HS2019 ecotype Mariana Trench unplaced genomic scaffold, NWPU_hadal_v1 hadal_26, whole genome shotgun sequence DNA segment encodes these proteins:
- the LOC130191011 gene encoding E3 ubiquitin-protein ligase TRIM39-like: SEDHLHLLQSVQSLNIHHPPPTKDWSQVSVPPASHEGTVRRAVSQLEETLSNMMKTLVEVEMKRVQKFAVDVTLDPETAHHDLILSDDGKQVKHAQVQQPRLLNNPQRFSSRLCVLGTQKFSSEKLYYEVQVKQKSKWALGVVRESVNRKGLITPSPQNGYWTICLINGNEYIALDDPPVLLSLKSGPQKVGVFVDYEEGLVSFYDVEAAALIYSFTGCSFKEKLLPFFYPGRYHDGINSAPLIISPVGVN; this comes from the coding sequence tctgaagaccacctccacctcctccagagtgtccagtccctcaacatccaccatccaccacccaccaaggactggtctcaggtcagtgttcctccagcatcacatgaggggactgtgaggagagctgtgtctcagctggaggagacgctcagtaacatgatgaagacgctggttgaagttgagatgaagagggtccagaagtttgcagtggacgtgactcttgatcctgaaacagctcatcatgacctcatcctgtctgatgatgggaaacaagtgaaacatgctcaggtacagcagccacgtctcctcaacaatccacagaggttctctTCTCGTCTCTGTGTCTTAGGAACACAgaagttctcttcagaaaaactttattacgaggttcaagttaaacaaaagtCTAAATGGGCTTTAGGAGTGGTCAGAGAGTCGGTCAACAGGAAGGGACTCATCACACCGAGTCCTCAGAACGGTTACTGGACTATATGTTTGATAAATGGAAATGAGTATATAGCTCTTGATGATCCTCCAGttcttctctccctgaagtctgggcctcagaaggtgggggtgtttgtggactatgaggagggtctggtctccttctatgacgtagaagctgcagctctcatctactcctttactggctgctccttcaaggagaaactcctcccattcttctaTCCTGGTCGTTATCATgatggtataaactctgctcctctgatcatctctcctgttggagtaaactaa
- the LOC130191069 gene encoding tripartite motif-containing protein 29-like, producing the protein MDPVENLEDRMCLKHDKPLELFCRTDQTCVCMLCTVLDHKMHNVVPLKQECEGKKVELQKTEAETQEMIQKRRLKIQEVQHNVKLSEEDADREKAEGVQVFTGLKESVERKLNELITTIEEKQRSTKKQAEDAIREMEQEISDLMKRSTEVEK; encoded by the coding sequence atggaccctgtggagaacctggaagacaggatgtgtctgaagcacgataaacctctggagctgttctgtaggaccgaccagacgtgtgtctgcatgctctgcactgtgttggaccacaagatgcacaatgttgttcctctgaaacaagaatgtgaaggaaagaaggtggagctgcagaagacagaggctgaaactcaggagatgatccagaagagacgcctgaagattcaggaggtccaacacaacgtgaagctcagtgaggaagatgcagaccgagagaaagcagaaggtgttcaggtcttcactggtctgaaggagtctgtggagaggaaactgaacgagctcatcactacgatagaagagaagcagagaagcaccaagaaacaggctgaagacgccatcagagagatggaacaggagatctctgatctgatgaagaggagcactgaggtggagaag